The Neomonachus schauinslandi chromosome 4, ASM220157v2, whole genome shotgun sequence genome includes a region encoding these proteins:
- the PRMT6 gene encoding protein arginine N-methyltransferase 6: protein MSQPKRRKLESGGGGEGGEGTEEEDGGEQEAALPRPRRARRERDQLYYDCYSDISVHEEMIADRVRTDAYRLGILRNWAGLRGKTVLDVGAGTGILSIFCVQAGARRVYAVEASAIWQQAWEVVRLNGLEDRVHVLPGPVETVELPEQVDAIVSEWMGYGLLHESMLSSVLYARTKWLKEGGLLLPASAELFVAPISDQMLELRLGFWSQVKQLYGVDMSCLESFATRCLMGHSEIVVQGLSGEDVLARPQCFAQLELARTGLEQELEAGVGGRFRFSCYGSAPMHGFAIWFQVTFPGGDSEKPLVLSTSPFHPVTHWKQALLYLNEPVQVEQDTDISGEITLLPSRDNHRLLRVLLRYKVGDQEEKTKDFAMED, encoded by the coding sequence ATGTCGCAGCCCAAGAGAAGAAAGCTTGAGTCGGGGGGAGGCGGCGAAGGAGGGGAGGGAACTGAAGAGGAAGATGGCGGAGAGCAGGAGGCGGCCCTGCCGCGACCCCGGAGGGCTAGGCGGGAGCGGGACCAGCTATACTATGACTGCTACTCAGACATATCGGTCCACGAGGAGATGATTGCGGACCGTGTCCGGACCGATGCCTACCGCCTGGGCATCCTGCGGAACTGGGCAGGACTGCGGGGCAAGACTGTGCTGGACGTGGGCGCGGGCACCGGCATTCTTAGCATCTTCTGTGTGCAGGCCGGGGCCCGGCGCGTGTACGCGGTGGAGGCCAGCGCCATCTGGCAACAGGCCTGGGAGGTGGTGCGGCTGAACGGGCTGGAGGATCGGGTGCACGTCCTGCCGGGGCCGGTGGAGACGGTGGAGTTGCCGGAGCAGGTGGATGCCATCGTGAGCGAGTGGATGGGCTACGGACTCCTGCACGAGTCTATGCTGAGCTCTGTGCTCTACGCGCGGACCAAGTGGCTGAAGGAGGGCGGTCTTCTCCTGCCGGCTTCCGCCGAGCTCTTCGTGGCGCCCATCAGCGACCAGATGCTGGAGTTGCGCCTGGGCTTCTGGAGCCAGGTGAAGCAGCTCTACGGGGTGGACATGAGCTGTCTGGAGAGCTTCGCCACGCGCTGCCTTATGGGCCACTCGGAGATCGTGGTGCAGGGTTTGTCCGGGGAGGACGTACTGGCCCGGCCGCAGTGCTTTGCTCAGCTGGAGCTGGCCCGCACCGGCCTGGAGCAGGagctggaggctggggtgggcGGGCGCTTCCGCTTCAGTTGCTACGGCTCAGCGCCCATGCACGGCTTTGCCATCTGGTTCCAGGTGACCTTCCCCGGAGGGGACTCGGAGAAACCCCTGGTGCTGTCCACCTCGCCTTTTCACCCCGTCACGCACTGGAAGCAGGCACTCCTCTACCTGAACGAGCCTGTGCAAGTGGAACAAGATACGGACATTTCCGGAGAGATCACGCTGCTGCCCTCCCGGGATAACCACCGTCTCCTGCGCGTGCTACTGCGCTACAAAGTAGGCGACCAGGAGGAAAAGACCAAAGACTTTGCCATGGAGGACTGA